AATATGGAACCCCCCTTCACAAGAGACCTCCATTCACGTCCAATATGGCGCCATTAACATAAGAGGCCTCATTGCTCGCCAGGAATACAATGCATGCCGCCACTTCAGAGGGTTTGGCCAATCGGCCCATGGGGTTGCTTCTTTCAATTTGTTGAATGGCGCCAAGTGAGAAATTCCGTGTGATCATGTCGGTCGACGTGGGAGAAGGACAAACACAATTTACAGTAATACCTTGTCCTGCAAATTCAGCGGCCAACTGCCGTGTGAGGCCGACCACGGCATATTTTGAACAGGTGTAGGATAAAGAGGCGGTCTTGCTATACAGCCGAGCGGCGATGGAGGCCACATTGATCACACGGCCGTATCCGCCCCGCTTCATCAAGGGCAAAGCCCATTTACAAGCAAAATAACTCCCATAT
Above is a window of Elusimicrobiota bacterium DNA encoding:
- the fabG_3 gene encoding 3-oxoacyl-[acyl-carrier-protein] reductase FabG; the protein is MAIVTGASKGIGLATAKLFEEKGYVVYRLSRKISKGRFAMDCDVTNEASVRKAVQAVFRQHARLDVLVNCAGRVSFVPALKHLKEDWDALLSVNLYGSYFACKWALPLMKRGGYGRVINVASIAARLYSKTASLSYTCSKYAVVGLTRQLAAEFAGQGITVNCVCPSPTSTDMITRNFSLGAIQQIERSNPMGRLAKPSEVAACIVFLASNEASYVNGAILDVNGGLL